The proteins below come from a single Miscanthus floridulus cultivar M001 chromosome 1, ASM1932011v1, whole genome shotgun sequence genomic window:
- the LOC136496304 gene encoding U2 small nuclear ribonucleoprotein B'' has translation MLSGDIPPNQTIYLKNLNEKVKKEELKRSLYALCSQYGRILDVVALKTQKLRGQAWVVFSEITAATNAFRGLQDFDFYGKKMRVQYAKTKSDCIAKEDGTYAPKEKRKKQEEKAAEKKRRAEEAQQAGPNASAAQSNGTGYQASRLGKVSQEPPAPPNNILFIQNLPDQTTSMMLQILFQQYPGFREVRMIEAKPGIAFVEFEDDGQSMVAMQALQGFKITPENPMAISYAKK, from the exons ATGCTGTCCGGCGACATCCCCCCGAACCAGACCATCTACCTCAAAAACCTCAACGAGAAGGTCAAGAAAGAAG AGTTGAAGAGATCGCTGTATGCCCTGTGCTCACAGTATGGAAGGATACTGGATGTGGTGGCCCTGAAAACTCAAAAATTGAGGGGGCAAGCATGGGTGGTGTTTAGCGAAATTACAGCTGCTACCAATGCTTTCCGTGGATTGCAAGACTTTGATTTCTACGGCAAAAAAATG CGAGTACAATATGCAAAAACAAAATCAGATTGTATTGCAAAAGAAGATGGTACTTATGCTCCTAAGGAGAAAAGGAAGAAGCAAGAGGAGAAAG CTGCTGAGAAAAAACGACGAGCAGAAGAGGCACAACAAGCTGGCCCCAATGCTTCTGCTGCCCAAAGCAATGGAACT GGCTATCAAGCATCTCGTCTGGGCAAGGTTTCACAAGAGCCACCTGCTCCTCCGAACAACATCCTCTTCATCCAGAACTTGCCAGACCAGACCACGAGCATGATGCTCCAGATCCTGTTCCAGCAGTACCCTGGCTTCAGGGAAGTCCGGATGATCGAAGCCAAACCTGGCATTGCTTTTGTGGAGTTCGAGGACGACGGCCAGTCCATGGTCGCGATGCAGGCTCTCCAAGGCTTCAAGATCACCCCAGAGAACCCCATGGCTATATCCTATGCCAAAAAATGA
- the LOC136496322 gene encoding protein SCAR2-like, which produces MPLSRHTVRKQRNEFALGGRDLYRAADQHDPEAVLDGVAMAGLVGVLRQLGDLAEFAAQVFHGLYDEVMSTSARGHGLMLRVQQLEAELPLLEKDSCQRDYLYVASNRGVDWHSNPRVDHGVVTRGDTPRFIMDSIKQCRGPPKLFMLDKYDIGGEGACLKRYTDPSFFKTDSACSTLLQEGIQNERRPLKAMEIRPNLQNAEIFRPPNEADNFSKLETDLSGEAMAEVPTYCRRLKYRQLNGSVFQSFRPHMQNLYEKPSSEDKLVTSDHSKVHISMNDSPESDTEERDIMLDTSVNMERGKVTVRKNRSISEEALSRSSDARSAGSSKGYNSEFDIYMDALTTMDSEVETDSEHRGHGQCTFDRMDSDNRFSNAQNTMASRTSSFEKKDKSDVASANRYMSNKYEEAIVSTQDTKPVVGEHERTSSLEELLDKEKPASWDHERTSSLEELLTEDLNAPESGVREQAAEEQSLNGSVNSVVSNGTQDITKTKEVKENSNIATISFKKIASKRSKYVGSMELIASKVGILPRKLSKKHDPFSDSLRYMAKQLLELKYDGTQDRDLYDFEANCVGCDVKYQEIYDPPVEIKESDVHKIPSDSPYDDVDSRKCLQEEVNHELEHDVPPTDSPHDSVPDEGNVFQDSNVVYLAGIITSCSSQEEEGCASTALDDNSSTGVINHILEHAQEKFEEHLDKEVNEDIHTEVIPENASDKCEDLKEVGIYMEQVNVEDIEESNKSDVYVLDDETAEYIEEQLVSDGMISSPASSKQSDDPCQITPLTLADEDDTVACKILDSPEVEHITLSETFTDIDLPNVVTESVINSEHAMPDSEQCYLHPKTTFGQDPILGSYEIVGKNGQVPLCSSTTAAITPELTVNTEEKHEFQKAVHQEPSNSLNSSTEVFGDPLAPDSRDVPPSVISSFDWMLNGAMQQSFNILPSHPTNGNAQENGSSEDAPPPLPPLPPMQWRTNKLQTGSSPLSAKTGRPPRPKPPVKQQESEAAWVLQEKSLHKGLNLQNEVVQATICSDHEINQIHNMDCQENHHQEREEYDGQDSNPFPKSEVECLSEVASVKSENLHTLQLRELIVVPEEAWSVFGNIKFIPEQEGKHQLSNGLSVCNGLCTYDLSAQKTSQKPEIFADYKEKEFSAAGSDKVADSEENRPNGAIKQEGMLNPDLPAQQKNDEHDCGDKAREFSSALEEESSKSPTHAVPKPPRYPLLLVTSHDRSMLRKAPTLVQPSSQLSDEKNTLLEQIKNKSFNLKPVIAKRPNVMGGPKTNLQVVAILERAHAIRQAVADDDDEDSWSE; this is translated from the exons ATGCCCCTGTCGCGGCACACGGTGCGGAAGCAGCGGAACGAGTTCGCGCTGGGCGGCCGCGACCTCTACCGCGCGGCCGACCAGCACGACCCGGAGGCCGTCCTCGATGGCGTCGCCATGGCCGGACTCGTCGGCGTCCTCCGCCAGCTCGGCGACCTCGCCGA ATTTGCTGCACAGGTGTTCCACGGCCTGTATGATGAGGTGATGAGCACGTCTGCGCGAGGGCACGGGCTCATGCTCCGAGTGCAGCAGCTGGAGGCAGAGCTGCCACTGCTAGAGAAAGACTCCTGCCAGAGAGACTACCTGTATGTTGCTTCTAACAGGG GTGTCGATTGGCATTCAAATCCAAGGGTGGACCATGGGGTTGTCACAAGAGGTGACACGCCTCGCTTCATCATGGACTCAATCAAGCAGTGTCGCGGACCACCCAAACTCTTCATGCTGGACAA GTATGATATCGGCGGTGAGGGGGCGTGCTTGAAGAGATACACCGACCCGTCATTCTTCAAGACGGATTCCGCATGTTCTACCTTGCTGCAGGAAGGAATTCAAAATGAAAGAAGACCTCTGAAAGCCATG GAGATCAGGCCTAACCTTCAGAATGCTGAGATTTTCCGACCCCCAAATGAAGCCGACAATTTCTCCAA ACTGGAGACAGATTTATCTGGTGAAGCTATGGCTGAAGTTCCTACATACTGCAGACGACTGAAGTACCGCCAATTAAATGGATCTGTATTTCAAAGCTTCAGACCACATATGCAGAATCTGTATGAAAAGCCTTCATCAGAGGATAAACTCGTGACAAGTGACCACTCAAAAGTGCATATATCTATGAATGATTCGCCTGAATCAGACACTGAAGAGAGAGACATCATGTTAGACACGTCCGTCAACATGGAAAGAGGCAAGGTCACTGTTCGCAAGAACAGATCAATTTCTGAAGAAGCACTGTCACGTTCTTCAGATGCTCGGTCAGCAGGAAGCAGCAAGGGCTACAACTCTGAATTTGATATCTACATGGATGCATTAACCACGATGGATTCTGAAGTGGAGACAGATTCGGAACACAGGGGCCATGGGCAATGTACCTTTGATCGGATGGATTCAGACAATAGATTCTCCAATGCTCAAAACACCATGGCATCGAGGACTAGCAGCTTCGAGAAGAAAGACAAGTCAGATGTTGCCTCAGCAAACAGATATATGAGTAACAAGTATGAAGAAGCCATTGTCTCCACACAAGACACCAAACCAGTTGTTGGTGAACATGAGAGGACCAGCTCATTAGAGGAACTGCTTGACAAAGAAAAACCAGCTTCTTGGGATCATGAGAGGACTAGCTCCTTGGAGGAATTGCTCACCGAAGATTTAAATGCTCCAGAATCTGGAGTAAGAGAGCAAGCTGCTGAAGAACAGAGCTTGAATGGCAGTGTCAACAGTGTTGTATCAAATGGCACACAAGATATTACTAAgaccaaggaagtcaaggagaatTCCAACATCGCAACTATTTCCTTCAAGAAAATAGCAAGCAAGAGGTCCAAGTATGTCGGTAGCATGGAGCTCATTGCTTCAAAAGTTGGCATTCTGCCGAGGAAACTCTCCAAGAAGCATGACCCTTTCTCtgattccctccggtacatggcgAAGCAACTCCTTGAACTGAAGTATGATGGCACTCAAGATAGAGACTTATATGACTTTGAAGCAAACTGTGTGGGATGTGATGTCAAGTACCAGGAAATTTATGACCCTCCTGTTGAAATTAAGGAGAGTGATGTGCACAAAATTCCGTCAGATTCACCTTATGATGATGTGGATTCAAGAAAATGCCTGCAGGAAGAAGTAAACCATGAGCTGGAGCATGATGTTCCACCTACTGACAGTCCACATGATTCAGTCCCTGATGAAGGAAATGTATTTCAGGACTCCAACGTGGTCTACTTGGCAGGCATCATTACATCTTgcagttcccaagaggaagaaggATGTGCAAGTACTGCACTTGATGATAATTCATCTACGGGAGTAATCAACCATATTTTGGAGCATGCTCAAGAGAAGTTCGAGGAACATCTTGACAAGGAAGTGAATGAGGACATTCATACAGAAGTCATTCCTGAAAATGCATCTGATAAGTGTGAAGACTTGAAAGAAGTCGGCATTTACATGGAGCAGGTGAATGTGGAAGATATTGAGGAAAGCAATAAATCTGATGTATATGTATTGGATGATGAAACTGCCGAGTATATAGAAGAGCAGTTAGTTTCAGATGGTATGATCTCTTCACCGGCTTCATCCAAGCAATCGGATGATCCTTGCCAGATAACTCCACTCACTCTCGCAGATGAAGATGATACAGTGGCATGTAAGATCTTGGACAGCCCTGAAGTGGAGCATATTACATTGTCAGAAACATTCACGGATATTGATCTACCTAATGTGGTAACTGAGTCGGTAATCAACAGCGAACATGCCATGCCAGATAGTGAACAGTGCTATTTACATCCAAAAACTACTTTTGGACAAGATCCTATTCTCGGCAGCTATGAAATTGTAGGGAAAAATGGGCAAGTTCCACTGTGCAGCTCAACAACTGCGGCTATAACTCCAGAACTAACTGTAAACACAGAGGAAAAGCATGAGTTTCAAAAAGCTGTGCATCAGGAACCATCGAATTCATTAAATAGCAGTACTGAAGTTTTTGGAGATCCACTAGCTCCTGACTCCAGAGATGTTCCACCGTCAGTCATCTCAAGCTTCGATTGGATGCTTAATGGTGCAATGCAGCAGTCATTCAATATCCTTCCTTCTCATCCAACTAATGGAAATGCACAAGAAAATGGTTCTTCTGAAGATGCGCCGCCACCGCTTCCACCTCTTCCACCAATGCAGTGGCGAACAAACAAGCTACAGACAGGGTCATCACCGTTATCTGCAAAGACCGGAAGACCACCAAGGCCAAAACCTCCagtaaaacaacaagaaagtGAAGCTGCTTGGGTTCTTCAGGAAAAGAGTCTGCACAAAGGCTTGAATTTGCAGAATGAAGTAGTGCAGGCAACTATTTGTAGTGACCATGAGATAAATCAAATCCATAACATGGATTGTCAAGAAAATCATCACCAGGAAAGAGAGGAGTATGATGGCCAGGATTCTAATCCATTTCCCAAGTCAGAAGTCGAATGCTTGTCAGAAGTTGCTTCAGTAAAAAGTGAAAATCTGCACACATTGCAGCTACGTGAGCTTATAGTTGTTCCGGAAGAGGCATGGTCAGTGTTTGGTAATATAAAATTCATACCAGAACAAGAAGGAAAACACCAACTAAGCAATGGACTTTCTGTTTGCAATGGCTTGTGCACCTATGATTTGTCAGCACAAAAGACCAGCCAGAAGCCTGAAATTTTTGCAGATTATAAGGAAAAGGAATTTTCAGCTGCAGGTAGTGACAAAGTTGCAGATTCAGAAGAAAACAGACCAAATGGTGCTATTAAACAGGAGGGTATGCTGAATCCTGACTTGCCAGCGCAACAGAAAAACGACGAACATGATTGTGGTGACAAGGCAAGGGAGTTTTCCTCTGCATTAGAAGAGGAATCGTCAAAATCACCAACTCATGCAGTCCCAAAACCACCTAGATATCCTCTACTTCTTGTTACTTCTCATGACAGAAGCATG CTAAGAAAGGCTCCAACTTTGGTTCAGCCTTCGAGTCAGCTTTCAGATGAGAAGAACACACTTTTGGAACAGATAAAGAACAAG TCTTTCAACTTGAAGCCTGTTATTGCAAAGAGACCAAATGTAATGGGTGGTCCAAAAACGAACTTACAAGTGGTGGCCATTCTAGAGAGAGCCCATGCGATTCGCCAG GCTGTTGCTGATGACGATGACGAGGATAGCTGGAGTGAGTAG